A single window of Vibrio alfacsensis DNA harbors:
- a CDS encoding aromatic amino acid transport family protein, whose amino-acid sequence MSRSKVFGSTLIIAGTTIGAGMLALPLASAGIGFSTSLAIMLGLWALMAFTALLMLELHQYADSSATLHTLAKQILGQKGKWVASFAMLFLFYSLCAAYIAGGGAQFGDRLAEWFGLDISGSSSTIIFTLIVMLVVTVGTSTVDKVNRVLFGLKMVTMIAVLSFLAPNVTESYLLSMPIEQGLIVAAIPVIFTSFGFHGSIPAIVNYLDGDTSSLRKAIIVGSTIPLVIYIFWQIVTLGVVSQDTLIENGGLSALIGQLSQTVHQSNLGSVVGLFADLALLTSFLGVSLGLFEFLGDTIKGDSDKPNRLIAAVVTFTPPLGFALFYPQGFIMALGYAAIALAILAIFLPLVMIIKVRRSEEFTGEYRVAGGQGALVITGVAGTGIVMAQILITLGVLPALG is encoded by the coding sequence ATGAGTCGATCTAAAGTATTTGGTAGTACCCTAATCATTGCAGGGACTACGATTGGTGCTGGTATGCTAGCACTTCCTCTTGCTTCTGCAGGCATTGGTTTCTCTACTTCCTTGGCCATCATGCTGGGTTTATGGGCATTGATGGCTTTTACTGCATTGCTTATGCTGGAACTTCATCAGTATGCTGACAGTAGTGCAACGCTTCACACTCTCGCCAAACAAATTTTAGGTCAAAAAGGTAAGTGGGTAGCGAGCTTTGCGATGCTTTTCTTGTTTTACTCATTGTGTGCGGCTTACATCGCGGGTGGTGGTGCTCAGTTTGGTGATCGTCTAGCCGAGTGGTTTGGTTTAGATATTTCAGGTTCGAGTTCTACCATCATCTTCACACTTATCGTGATGCTGGTGGTGACGGTGGGGACGAGCACGGTCGATAAAGTAAATCGTGTACTATTTGGCCTGAAGATGGTGACCATGATTGCGGTGCTGTCTTTCCTTGCTCCGAACGTGACCGAATCTTACTTATTGAGCATGCCGATAGAGCAGGGGCTGATTGTTGCGGCGATTCCCGTTATTTTTACATCGTTCGGTTTTCACGGCAGTATTCCTGCGATCGTCAACTATTTAGATGGTGATACATCATCACTGCGTAAAGCAATCATTGTAGGCTCAACGATCCCATTAGTGATTTACATTTTCTGGCAAATTGTCACGCTTGGCGTGGTAAGCCAAGATACGTTAATTGAAAATGGTGGTTTGAGCGCCTTAATTGGTCAACTATCTCAAACGGTTCATCAGTCTAATCTAGGTAGTGTGGTCGGATTATTTGCAGATCTTGCGCTTCTTACTTCTTTTCTCGGTGTGAGTTTAGGTCTGTTTGAATTCTTGGGAGACACTATCAAGGGCGATAGCGATAAGCCAAACCGTTTGATTGCCGCGGTCGTTACATTTACACCACCACTAGGCTTTGCACTGTTTTACCCACAAGGCTTTATTATGGCATTGGGTTACGCCGCTATTGCTTTAGCAATTCTTGCCATCTTCTTACCGTTAGTGATGATTATAAAAGTTCGTCGCTCAGAAGAGTTTACTGGCGAATACCGAGTTGCTGGTGGTCAAGGCGCGCTAGTTATAACAGGTGTAGCTGGCACAGGCATCGTAATGGCACAAATTCTTATTACCTTGGGTGTACTTCCTGCGTTAGGTTAA
- a CDS encoding DNA-3-methyladenine glycosylase I produces the protein MSIEKFDAIYQRAAERKGGEERLESLLSRPLSKEEIATIPDDRWLAAFSMKVFQSGISWSVVRNKWPNFEEVFFGFKIEPLLMLSDEQWETKATDKRIIRHLTKVMSIPANARMIHEAKIEHGSFGQMVANWPDDKITDLWAYLKKRGNRLGGNTGPYTLRQMGVDTFILSSDVEAYLRNCKIIEGGKDTKRSLDAANKAFTQWQKESGKSLTEISQIIAFSTGDNRI, from the coding sequence ATGAGTATCGAAAAATTTGACGCCATTTATCAGCGCGCAGCTGAACGCAAAGGCGGAGAGGAGCGACTAGAATCTCTTTTGTCTCGCCCACTAAGCAAAGAAGAAATTGCAACGATTCCCGATGATCGTTGGTTAGCAGCGTTTTCGATGAAAGTATTCCAAAGTGGTATTTCGTGGAGTGTGGTTCGCAACAAATGGCCGAACTTTGAGGAAGTCTTTTTCGGCTTTAAAATTGAGCCGCTATTGATGCTCTCTGACGAGCAGTGGGAAACCAAAGCGACTGACAAGCGCATTATTCGCCACCTCACCAAAGTCATGTCGATTCCTGCTAACGCTCGTATGATCCACGAAGCGAAAATTGAGCACGGTTCATTCGGTCAAATGGTCGCGAATTGGCCAGATGATAAAATCACCGATCTATGGGCGTATTTGAAGAAACGCGGCAATCGCTTGGGCGGAAATACTGGTCCTTACACACTTCGCCAAATGGGCGTCGACACCTTTATCTTGTCTAGTGACGTTGAAGCTTATCTTCGCAATTGTAAGATCATTGAAGGGGGTAAAGACACCAAGAGATCATTGGATGCAGCCAACAAGGCCTTTACTCAATGGCAAAAAGAAAGCGGCAAAAGTTTAACCGAGATCAGTCAAATCATTGCGTTTAGTACCGGGGATAACCGAATTTAG
- a CDS encoding HD-GYP domain-containing protein, with amino-acid sequence MAHRSFYPFAKSLNEQMQTLKNRMQAHLPCVDRVSFAKFHPKQGLLKSFAESEFDTWCLAHHEAPLRKLHHLSISADNAIPRVVNDLNDIRHCPRIKTLLKQGYHSSVAIPCYDRQTFTGFVFLNAIQPNAFRAEALNGLKPYFDMVQFAVESEDHVVNAIELLAEKVQNLLPSYSPEVYSHSKRMGMYAQLIAARLADRHHLSDEMVEQIGMFARYHALSNIKLPTDLICNRRCKNAEQEAFLSEHIEQCVETADNIVERIGNPVHQSVTIFQQIMAYQYENLDGSGYPYGLSHCDIPISAQIVATANVFDVMTTHHPYHQAWSIPYALLELEKRVYQGLLSNECVNALRDHQAYLKQIIHKYPEHYAAMGLM; translated from the coding sequence ATGGCGCACCGGAGTTTTTACCCGTTTGCAAAATCGCTCAATGAGCAAATGCAAACATTAAAGAATCGAATGCAAGCACATTTGCCGTGTGTTGATAGGGTGTCGTTTGCCAAGTTTCATCCTAAACAAGGCCTGCTTAAATCTTTTGCTGAAAGTGAGTTCGATACTTGGTGTTTGGCCCATCATGAAGCGCCACTTCGTAAATTGCATCATCTGAGCATTTCTGCCGACAATGCTATTCCTCGCGTCGTGAATGATTTAAACGACATTCGCCACTGTCCACGTATCAAAACCTTGTTAAAGCAGGGCTATCATTCTTCCGTCGCAATTCCTTGCTATGATCGTCAAACGTTCACGGGTTTTGTCTTTCTGAATGCTATCCAACCCAATGCCTTTAGGGCAGAGGCGCTAAATGGGTTAAAGCCCTATTTTGATATGGTGCAGTTTGCCGTGGAATCAGAAGATCACGTTGTGAATGCCATTGAACTGTTAGCGGAAAAAGTACAAAACTTGTTGCCAAGTTACTCACCAGAAGTTTATTCGCACAGCAAGCGAATGGGGATGTACGCGCAATTAATCGCGGCGCGATTGGCTGACCGGCATCATCTCAGTGATGAAATGGTCGAGCAAATTGGCATGTTTGCTCGGTATCATGCCCTTAGCAATATCAAACTGCCTACTGATCTGATTTGTAATCGTCGTTGCAAGAATGCAGAGCAAGAGGCGTTCCTGAGCGAACACATTGAACAATGCGTGGAAACTGCGGACAACATCGTTGAGCGTATAGGGAACCCTGTGCACCAAAGTGTCACTATATTCCAACAAATTATGGCTTATCAATATGAGAACCTCGATGGCTCTGGTTATCCTTATGGGTTAAGCCATTGTGATATTCCAATTTCCGCCCAAATCGTGGCTACTGCGAACGTGTTTGACGTGATGACCACGCATCATCCATATCATCAAGCGTGGTCAATTCCTTATGCGTTGTTAGAGTTAGAAAAACGAGTGTATCAAGGCTTGTTGTCCAATGAATGCGTTAATGCTTTGCGCGATCACCAAGCTTATTTAAAGCAAATCATCCACAAATATCCGGAGCACTATGCTGCAATGGGTTTAATGTAA
- a CDS encoding ABC transporter transmembrane domain-containing protein: protein MRIFWQLRWYFQLKWKHYVGSILLFALISALQLIPPKAVGIIVDGVVDNSLEASTLILWLLGLAAVLATVYGCRILWRIWLFGASWELGAILRNRLYRHLSTQPPRFFERFKTGDLMARGTNDVRNVVMTAGEGVLTAADSLITGIAVLIIMVTQISWKLTVMALLPMPFLAITIFFIVRVLHQRFRTAQEAFSSMSDMTQESLNGVRMLRAFGLENREQQRFEQVVNDTAEKNIAVARADARFDPAIQLTIGLSFLLSISSGAYLVEQGEISLGDLTAFTMYLGMMIWPMLAFAFLFNILERGSAAWNRLQEIFDEKPDIVSGQQPLGDAPLPLRIQIEQYHWSQDLPPALSNIDITLEPGKMLGIAGPVGSGKSTLLSLLLRQYDLKKGTIQFGDIEIKNAILPQWRNRFAIVNQSPFLFSKTIYDNIALGKPDASAEEVHHAAQLACIHDDIEKFPHGYQTEVGEKGITLSGGQKQRIAIARALLLNAQVLVLDDALSAVDGRTEHKILHNLETHYRDQALIVIAHRLTALEAANEIVVLNHGHISERGQHHSLLEHHGWYAEMYQYQKLEQAMEE, encoded by the coding sequence ATGAGAATATTCTGGCAGCTTCGTTGGTATTTCCAACTAAAATGGAAACATTACGTGGGTTCCATCCTATTGTTTGCCTTGATCTCCGCTCTCCAACTTATTCCCCCTAAAGCCGTTGGCATCATTGTCGATGGGGTTGTCGATAACTCTCTTGAGGCATCGACATTGATCCTCTGGCTACTTGGTCTTGCCGCTGTTCTTGCTACGGTTTACGGTTGCCGAATTCTCTGGCGTATCTGGTTATTTGGCGCCAGTTGGGAATTGGGTGCGATTTTGCGTAACCGCCTATATCGTCATCTCTCTACACAACCACCACGATTTTTTGAGCGTTTTAAAACGGGTGATCTGATGGCAAGAGGCACCAACGATGTTCGAAACGTGGTGATGACCGCTGGCGAGGGCGTGCTGACCGCAGCAGATTCCTTAATCACTGGAATTGCAGTGCTGATTATTATGGTCACCCAAATAAGCTGGAAACTGACGGTTATGGCTCTGCTGCCGATGCCCTTTCTTGCGATCACCATATTCTTTATCGTACGTGTTTTGCATCAACGTTTTCGCACCGCTCAAGAAGCATTTTCTTCCATGTCAGACATGACTCAAGAGTCACTAAACGGGGTAAGAATGCTGCGCGCGTTTGGTTTAGAAAACCGCGAACAACAACGTTTTGAACAGGTCGTCAATGACACCGCAGAGAAGAACATAGCGGTCGCAAGAGCAGATGCACGCTTTGATCCTGCCATCCAGTTAACCATTGGCCTATCTTTCTTATTAAGCATTTCATCCGGTGCGTATTTAGTTGAGCAAGGTGAAATCTCACTCGGTGACTTAACGGCATTTACCATGTACTTAGGCATGATGATTTGGCCAATGCTCGCCTTTGCTTTTCTGTTTAATATTCTGGAGCGCGGCTCAGCCGCCTGGAATCGACTACAAGAAATCTTTGATGAAAAACCTGACATCGTGAGTGGACAACAACCCCTAGGTGATGCTCCACTGCCTCTGCGAATCCAAATTGAGCAGTATCATTGGTCTCAAGATTTGCCCCCCGCTTTGAGTAACATTGACATTACGCTAGAACCCGGAAAAATGCTTGGCATCGCCGGGCCTGTTGGTAGCGGAAAATCCACATTGCTTTCTCTTCTATTGAGACAATATGATTTGAAGAAAGGTACGATTCAGTTTGGCGACATTGAAATCAAAAATGCCATTTTACCTCAATGGCGAAACCGCTTTGCGATCGTAAATCAAAGCCCTTTTCTGTTTTCTAAAACCATTTACGACAATATCGCTTTAGGCAAACCGGATGCAAGCGCCGAAGAAGTGCATCACGCAGCACAACTGGCCTGCATCCATGATGATATCGAAAAATTCCCGCATGGCTACCAGACAGAGGTCGGAGAAAAAGGCATCACCTTATCCGGAGGACAAAAACAACGGATTGCGATTGCTCGAGCTTTGTTACTTAATGCACAAGTGTTGGTATTAGATGACGCGCTGTCTGCCGTCGATGGTCGAACTGAACACAAAATCCTCCATAACTTGGAGACACATTATCGCGATCAAGCGCTTATTGTCATTGCTCATCGTTTAACCGCACTTGAAGCTGCCAATGAGATTGTTGTGCTTAATCACGGCCACATCTCCGAGCGCGGACAGCATCATTCGTTGCTCGAACACCATGGATGGTATGCAGAGATGTATCAATATCAAAAACTTGAACAGGCTATGGAGGAGTAA
- a CDS encoding iron-containing alcohol dehydrogenase translates to MLKHLLYRGYTNGLKVAAHILPMPRPTLFSGAGSTYELIEAIAELGFKKLLLVTDEGLVQIGMAKQISQTAQSQGLEVVLYSEVKPDPTYDQVESGLDVYFQSQCDAILALGGGSAMDCAKVIAARVTNRRPIKRLAGLFRIWRAPAPLFVIPTTSGTGSEVTIAAVVSEPDTHKKTPLMDPKLVPLMAALDANLLLGLPPKITADTGIDALTHALEAYISRNATQETKAYSVAAMKLIFEYLPRAVEKGSDVNARHKMAMASYYAGLAFTKASLGYVHAFSHNLGAKYGLPHGMANGLALLPVLRFSLPEIEPQLAALSEGLEVGESEEIPSAQAFIDRIENLYQAIGIEQVTDKVQPSDTQELVRLILKEAHWNYPVPKFMNEQECAQILAEISI, encoded by the coding sequence ATGCTGAAACATCTCCTCTATCGTGGTTACACTAATGGACTAAAAGTGGCTGCGCACATTCTTCCTATGCCTAGGCCTACGCTGTTTTCTGGAGCAGGCAGTACTTATGAATTAATTGAAGCAATAGCGGAACTTGGCTTCAAAAAATTGCTTTTGGTGACCGATGAGGGGTTGGTACAAATAGGCATGGCGAAGCAAATTTCACAAACAGCGCAATCGCAAGGCCTAGAGGTGGTTTTGTATTCAGAAGTGAAACCTGATCCGACTTACGATCAAGTAGAAAGTGGTTTAGATGTATATTTTCAGTCTCAGTGTGATGCAATCTTAGCGCTAGGTGGCGGCTCAGCAATGGACTGTGCCAAAGTTATCGCAGCAAGAGTGACTAATCGACGCCCAATCAAAAGGCTAGCGGGACTGTTTCGAATTTGGCGAGCGCCTGCCCCTCTATTTGTTATACCAACGACATCTGGAACTGGCTCAGAGGTGACCATCGCAGCGGTTGTTTCTGAACCTGATACACACAAAAAAACACCATTGATGGATCCTAAGTTGGTTCCGCTTATGGCTGCTCTAGATGCGAACTTGTTGCTTGGCTTACCGCCAAAAATAACGGCTGACACTGGCATTGATGCGCTTACCCATGCGCTAGAGGCATATATCTCTCGTAATGCAACACAAGAAACGAAAGCCTACTCAGTCGCGGCGATGAAGCTTATCTTCGAATATTTGCCGCGCGCAGTTGAAAAGGGCAGTGACGTTAACGCGAGGCACAAGATGGCGATGGCGTCGTATTACGCGGGACTGGCGTTTACCAAAGCAAGTTTGGGCTACGTGCATGCATTTTCGCACAACTTAGGTGCGAAATATGGCTTACCTCATGGTATGGCAAATGGTTTGGCTCTGCTGCCAGTACTTCGTTTTTCTTTGCCTGAAATAGAGCCTCAATTGGCTGCACTAAGTGAAGGGTTAGAGGTGGGGGAAAGTGAAGAAATTCCAAGCGCACAAGCATTTATCGATAGAATTGAGAACTTGTATCAGGCTATCGGAATTGAGCAAGTGACAGATAAGGTCCAGCCATCAGATACGCAAGAGCTTGTGCGACTTATCCTAAAAGAAGCGCATTGGAACTATCCAGTTCCGAAGTTTATGAATGAGCAAGAATGCGCCCAGATATTGGCTGAAATATCTATATAG
- a CDS encoding Hsp70 family protein, producing MASPRFLVGIDLGTTNTVVAYCEITDNLEQSEVSLFNIDQLIGPGEVVRKPLLPSFRYHPAISQISPSDLTLPWDHEPVSGDINNVIVGEWARELGAKVEGRQVSSAKSWLSHQAVDRSSDILPWAAAQDVDKVSPVIASASYLNHIRQAWNYRHPSNKLEDQDVVVTVPASFDETARKLTLEAAELAGLKKIVLLEEPQAVCYDWYARHQQTAADELKELPLILVCDVGGGTTDLSLIEARFSSQDELALDRIGVGEHLMLGGDNLDLALAHLAESRFAQQKGEQSKKLTAASLTKLIQQTRKAKENLLSANAPEEVKITMLGSGSKLLGGTKSIALSKQEVHQIALDGFFPLSEFSEVPDKRRSAVVEFGLPYVADPAVSKHVAEFLTQHQQVSRAALGIEDDKQNAIPVGLLLNGGVFNSDLVTERVTTLLSNWGDAPITVLDNPHPDWSVALGAVAFGKARRGAQLKIGGGAARSYFLHLQEKNKMGKALCLLAKGTEEGHEIRLSGRRFSLTLGEPVRFNLLTSTHDTLTNNTAIQNGVMVDVDPDLFAPLPPYITTLEGEGAELQANQKERVEVQLACQLTEVGTLKMECVSAEDDSKRWELEFEVRNKQTDENEQVKLHPKLNECKEQIARLYSGNKKSAESKEIKTLAKDLEKKLGKRDEWDFTTLRQLFDTFAQGRKRRRRSEQHEKNWLRLAGFALRPGFGDPTDSWRIEQVWGLYQQNIQFKNHQGWTDWWVFWRRIAGGLSQEQQETILADIAKYLHPGAMKNPQSAKAAQDMGYESMVRLSASLEHLEVEDKVLLATWFLSKAINHNQFEQAHWWAMGRLASRTPLYGSQHNVVPREQAEQWLPKLLDQDWQNEPMIAFAAVMICRKTGDRLFDISDDYRAQVLAKLKQSKVPESWVSLVEEVKELSESESKRVFGDALPSGLTLVNH from the coding sequence ATGGCATCTCCTCGTTTTCTTGTTGGTATTGACCTTGGCACCACAAACACTGTGGTCGCGTACTGTGAAATCACCGACAATCTTGAACAATCCGAAGTATCCCTATTTAACATCGATCAATTAATTGGTCCGGGTGAAGTGGTTCGTAAACCACTCCTGCCCTCATTTCGCTATCATCCAGCGATAAGTCAAATTTCCCCATCCGATCTTACTCTTCCATGGGACCATGAACCCGTCTCTGGTGATATTAATAACGTGATCGTTGGTGAGTGGGCTCGTGAATTAGGTGCGAAAGTCGAAGGACGTCAGGTATCCAGTGCGAAAAGCTGGTTATCACATCAGGCCGTCGATCGCAGCTCAGACATTCTTCCTTGGGCTGCTGCGCAAGACGTCGATAAAGTCTCACCCGTTATTGCGAGCGCAAGCTACCTCAACCACATTCGTCAAGCATGGAACTACCGACACCCTAGCAACAAGCTAGAAGACCAAGATGTCGTTGTAACCGTTCCAGCGTCGTTCGATGAAACCGCACGTAAGCTCACGCTTGAAGCTGCTGAATTGGCGGGTTTAAAGAAAATCGTCCTGCTCGAAGAACCACAAGCCGTATGTTACGACTGGTACGCGCGCCACCAGCAAACCGCAGCCGATGAGCTAAAAGAGCTGCCACTGATTCTGGTGTGCGATGTAGGTGGTGGTACCACCGACTTAAGCTTAATTGAAGCGCGCTTTTCTTCTCAAGATGAACTTGCCCTTGATCGTATCGGCGTTGGCGAACACTTGATGCTTGGTGGTGATAACCTAGACCTCGCATTGGCCCACCTCGCGGAAAGTCGCTTTGCTCAACAAAAGGGAGAACAAAGTAAGAAACTCACCGCGGCAAGCCTCACCAAACTGATTCAGCAAACTCGCAAGGCGAAAGAAAACCTACTTTCTGCAAACGCGCCTGAAGAAGTAAAAATCACTATGCTAGGCAGTGGCTCTAAACTGCTCGGCGGCACAAAAAGTATTGCTCTGAGCAAACAAGAAGTGCACCAAATCGCCTTAGATGGCTTCTTCCCGCTTTCTGAATTCAGTGAAGTACCAGATAAACGTCGCAGTGCGGTCGTTGAGTTTGGTCTTCCATACGTTGCTGACCCTGCGGTGAGTAAACATGTTGCCGAGTTCTTAACCCAGCATCAGCAAGTGTCTCGTGCCGCTCTTGGCATTGAAGACGATAAGCAAAACGCAATCCCAGTGGGCTTATTGCTTAATGGCGGGGTGTTTAATAGTGACCTTGTCACCGAGCGCGTAACGACGCTACTTTCAAATTGGGGTGACGCGCCTATCACCGTTTTAGATAACCCCCATCCAGATTGGTCGGTCGCACTTGGTGCTGTTGCCTTTGGTAAAGCGCGTCGTGGCGCACAACTAAAAATTGGTGGTGGCGCAGCACGTTCTTACTTCTTGCATCTTCAAGAAAAGAACAAGATGGGTAAAGCACTTTGTTTGCTCGCAAAAGGTACAGAAGAAGGTCACGAGATCCGCTTAAGTGGTCGTCGTTTCTCGCTTACCCTAGGTGAACCCGTTCGCTTTAACCTGCTGACTTCTACCCACGACACCCTAACCAATAACACCGCGATTCAAAATGGTGTGATGGTTGACGTTGATCCCGACTTGTTTGCTCCTCTACCACCTTACATCACCACTCTTGAAGGCGAAGGTGCCGAACTGCAAGCGAACCAGAAAGAACGCGTAGAAGTGCAACTCGCGTGTCAGCTGACTGAAGTCGGCACGCTTAAGATGGAGTGTGTTAGCGCGGAAGACGACAGCAAACGTTGGGAGCTGGAATTCGAAGTTCGTAACAAGCAAACCGATGAGAACGAACAAGTTAAGCTCCACCCTAAATTGAACGAGTGTAAAGAGCAGATCGCACGCTTATACAGCGGCAACAAGAAAAGCGCAGAAAGCAAAGAGATCAAAACCTTAGCCAAAGATCTTGAGAAGAAGCTCGGCAAACGTGACGAGTGGGATTTCACCACCCTACGTCAATTGTTCGATACTTTCGCCCAAGGCCGTAAGCGTCGTCGTCGCTCTGAGCAACACGAGAAAAACTGGCTTCGTTTGGCAGGGTTTGCACTTCGCCCGGGTTTTGGCGATCCCACTGATTCATGGCGCATCGAGCAAGTTTGGGGCCTTTACCAACAAAACATTCAATTCAAGAACCATCAGGGTTGGACCGACTGGTGGGTATTCTGGCGCCGCATCGCAGGTGGTTTGAGCCAAGAGCAGCAAGAAACCATCTTAGCAGACATTGCGAAATACCTGCATCCTGGCGCGATGAAGAACCCACAATCAGCAAAAGCCGCGCAAGACATGGGTTACGAATCTATGGTGCGATTGTCTGCATCTCTAGAACACCTAGAAGTCGAAGACAAAGTTCTATTAGCAACTTGGTTCTTGAGCAAGGCGATCAACCACAACCAGTTCGAACAAGCACACTGGTGGGCAATGGGTCGCTTGGCATCACGTACGCCTTTGTATGGCAGTCAGCATAACGTCGTTCCTCGTGAACAAGCGGAACAGTGGTTGCCGAAATTGCTAGACCAAGATTGGCAGAATGAGCCTATGATTGCATTCGCAGCCGTAATGATTTGTCGTAAAACTGGCGATCGCCTATTCGATATTTCAGACGACTACCGCGCGCAAGTTCTTGCTAAACTGAAACAGAGCAAGGTGCCAGAGTCTTGGGTATCGTTGGTTGAAGAAGTGAAAGAGCTGTCAGAGAGCGAGTCGAAACGCGTCTTTGGTGATGCGCTGCCTAGCGGGCTCACTCTGGTCAATCATTAA
- a CDS encoding ABC transporter transmembrane domain-containing protein: MKQSALFKRLLSYPLSQPKPMLIGLGLLFIAAVANAGGPWLIQYFIDEHITKGNYSTDVLIPLALGYIALQLISATFQYLQSLQFGIVAANTIKVIRKQVFSGVINQPLSAFDYTPAGKLVSRITNDTESLQQFYELLIAAVVRNLVMISVMLGVMLYMSWKLTLVVLVLLPIVIGFMYLFKRLSTETYRNMRDLLSDINANLSESIQGMSVIQLMQQEAHFNQQFNDLTAEHLAASKKVIRLNGILLRPLMDLLAGLALLSLVAIFGFNGVELIGVGVLYAFISYLARVTEPLIEMTQQLALLQQALVSSERVFELMDAKAQTYGEDTQPLASGSISLEKLTFSYDGQQNVLNDITFQAKHQDFIALVGHTGSGKSTLASLLMGFYPAENNSLSIDGRPISSLAKDVIRKDIAMVQQDPHILPTTVQENIALGRTITDKQIWDALEKVGLDQQIRQYPNGLQTQLGQGETNLSAGQKQLLALARVLVAKPKILILDEATANIDSGTEVLIQKSLEVLRQDMTLVVIAHRLSTILNADQIIVLHHGDLVERGSHQSLLKQNGRYAKMYQLQQADRHIQQIEEMEDKQFEEAV, translated from the coding sequence GTGAAACAAAGCGCGCTATTTAAAAGGCTCCTGTCTTACCCATTATCTCAACCTAAACCGATGCTCATCGGCCTTGGTCTATTGTTTATTGCTGCAGTAGCAAATGCCGGCGGGCCATGGCTGATACAGTATTTTATCGATGAACATATAACGAAAGGAAACTACTCAACAGATGTCCTGATTCCTTTAGCGTTAGGTTATATTGCTCTACAACTTATCTCCGCAACATTCCAATATCTGCAATCGCTACAATTTGGCATTGTGGCGGCCAATACCATCAAAGTGATACGAAAACAGGTATTTTCTGGCGTAATCAATCAGCCACTTTCTGCGTTTGATTACACACCAGCAGGAAAATTAGTATCTCGGATAACCAATGATACTGAATCTCTACAACAATTTTATGAGCTGCTCATCGCTGCGGTTGTCAGAAATCTCGTCATGATTTCGGTCATGCTCGGTGTCATGCTATACATGAGTTGGAAACTAACGCTTGTCGTTCTGGTTCTGCTGCCGATCGTGATTGGTTTCATGTACTTATTTAAGCGATTAAGTACAGAAACTTACCGCAATATGCGTGACCTCCTATCGGATATTAACGCCAACTTAAGTGAATCCATTCAAGGTATGAGCGTGATTCAACTCATGCAACAGGAAGCGCATTTTAATCAGCAATTTAATGACCTAACTGCTGAACACTTAGCCGCATCGAAAAAAGTCATTCGCCTTAATGGTATTCTATTACGTCCGTTAATGGACTTACTTGCTGGCCTAGCGCTGCTTTCTTTAGTTGCGATTTTTGGCTTTAACGGCGTCGAACTAATTGGTGTTGGTGTGCTTTATGCGTTTATTAGTTACCTTGCGAGAGTGACCGAGCCGCTCATTGAAATGACGCAGCAATTAGCCCTATTGCAGCAGGCATTAGTATCGAGTGAGCGCGTGTTCGAATTAATGGATGCGAAAGCTCAAACCTATGGCGAAGATACCCAACCATTAGCATCGGGGTCCATCTCGCTAGAGAAGCTGACTTTCAGCTATGATGGACAACAAAATGTGCTCAACGACATCACTTTTCAAGCCAAGCATCAAGATTTCATCGCTTTAGTGGGTCACACTGGCAGTGGTAAAAGCACGTTAGCGTCTTTGTTAATGGGATTTTACCCAGCGGAAAACAACTCACTGTCCATCGATGGCCGCCCAATCAGTTCTTTAGCGAAAGATGTCATCAGAAAAGACATTGCCATGGTTCAGCAAGACCCACACATTCTCCCTACAACGGTTCAGGAGAACATTGCCCTTGGTAGAACCATTACCGATAAACAAATATGGGATGCGCTAGAAAAAGTCGGTTTAGACCAACAAATCCGCCAGTATCCAAACGGGTTACAGACGCAATTAGGACAAGGAGAGACCAACCTATCAGCAGGCCAGAAACAGTTACTAGCACTCGCTCGCGTACTGGTCGCGAAACCTAAAATTCTCATTTTAGATGAAGCAACCGCGAACATTGATTCAGGCACGGAAGTCCTCATCCAAAAAAGTTTGGAAGTGTTACGTCAAGACATGACTCTTGTGGTTATCGCACATCGCTTATCCACGATTTTAAACGCAGACCAAATCATCGTCCTTCATCATGGGGATTTAGTAGAAAGGGGGTCACACCAATCACTGCTGAAACAAAACGGTCGTTACGCCAAAATGTATCAGCTTCAGCAAGCGGATCGGCATATTCAGCAAATTGAAGAAATGGAAGACAAACAATTTGAAGAGGCCGTTTAA